The following coding sequences lie in one Euhalothece natronophila Z-M001 genomic window:
- a CDS encoding ABC transporter ATP-binding protein, which produces MEIVGYTLGEARSRLGVVSQDTFIFNTTIGNNIRYGKPSATEEEVRKSAIAAQADQFIREFPQGYDTVVGERGYRLSGGQRQRIALARAILKEPDILILDEATSALDSHSEYLVQEALKEFQRDRTVLVIAHRLSTIVNADQIIVLENGEVMEQGSHEALLNQGGKYLDYWRLQSESQSSQVT; this is translated from the coding sequence GCGCCTTGGTGTGGTGAGTCAAGATACATTTATTTTTAATACCACAATTGGGAATAATATTCGGTATGGTAAACCTAGTGCCACGGAAGAAGAAGTAAGAAAAAGCGCGATCGCGGCGCAAGCGGATCAGTTTATTCGAGAGTTTCCGCAAGGATATGATACTGTGGTGGGTGAGCGAGGATATCGTCTCTCAGGGGGACAGCGACAGCGAATTGCCTTAGCCCGTGCCATACTCAAAGAACCAGATATTTTAATTTTAGATGAGGCTACCAGTGCCTTAGACAGTCATTCGGAATACCTAGTACAGGAAGCATTAAAGGAATTTCAGCGCGATCGAACAGTATTAGTGATTGCTCATCGGTTATCAACAATTGTCAATGCTGATCAAATTATTGTCTTAGAGAATGGGGAAGTGATGGAACAGGGAAGCCATGAAGCCTTATTAAATCAAGGGGGTAAGTATTTAGACTATTGGCGTTTACAATCAGAAAGTCAATCCAGTCAGGTTACTTAA
- a CDS encoding DUF4351 domain-containing protein, translated as MAVLRESPWYQQILKEGIQGGRQEGEVQLVLRLLKRRFGVLDKGLQQQIQRLSVEQLEALAEELLDFSTVQDLETWLKQN; from the coding sequence ATGGCAGTCTTAAGAGAGTCTCCTTGGTATCAGCAAATTCTGAAAGAAGGGATACAAGGAGGACGACAAGAAGGAGAAGTACAATTAGTTTTACGCTTGTTAAAGCGTCGTTTTGGAGTTTTAGATAAAGGTCTTCAACAGCAAATTCAAAGGTTATCAGTGGAACAACTGGAAGCTCTAGCCGAGGAATTGCTAGACTTTTCGACTGTGCAAGATTTAGAAACTTGGTTAAAACAGAACTAA
- a CDS encoding Uma2 family endonuclease — protein sequence MSVSTSQKIIYPDSDGQPMADNTKQFRWIVLIKENLELLFADNPDVFVAGDLLWYPVEGHPEIRVAPDAMVVFGRPKGDRGSYRQWEEDNIAPQVVFEILSPGNRVKEMTRKLQFYERYGVEEYYIYDPDSNELEGLQRQDGSLQLVEEINNWISPRLGIQFTLTSETLKIYRPDGRRFLSSLELEQERQRAFQQAEEESQRAEQESQRAQQESQRAERLAEQLRALGIDPEA from the coding sequence ATGAGTGTTTCAACTAGCCAAAAAATTATTTACCCTGACAGTGATGGTCAACCCATGGCAGACAATACGAAGCAGTTCCGTTGGATTGTCTTAATCAAGGAAAATTTGGAACTGCTATTTGCTGATAATCCAGATGTGTTTGTGGCTGGTGATTTGCTATGGTATCCAGTAGAAGGTCACCCTGAAATTCGAGTTGCCCCTGATGCGATGGTGGTGTTTGGGCGACCAAAAGGAGACCGAGGTTCTTATCGGCAATGGGAAGAAGACAATATTGCGCCACAAGTGGTATTTGAAATTCTCTCCCCAGGAAACCGAGTTAAGGAAATGACTCGCAAGTTACAGTTTTATGAACGCTATGGGGTAGAAGAATATTATATTTATGATCCTGATAGTAATGAATTAGAAGGGCTACAACGACAAGACGGAAGTTTGCAGTTAGTCGAAGAAATCAATAACTGGATTAGCCCCCGTTTAGGGATTCAATTTACTCTCACCTCAGAAACACTAAAAATTTATCGTCCTGATGGCAGAAGGTTTCTATCTTCTCTAGAGCTAGAACAAGAACGCCAGCGAGCCTTTCAACAAGCTGAAGAGGAGTCCCAACGTGCCGAACAGGAGTCTCAACGGGCGCAACAGGAGTCTCAACGGGCCGAACGTTTAGCGGAACAATTAAGAGCTTTAGGAATTGATCCCGAAGCCTAA
- a CDS encoding DUF4351 domain-containing protein — MRYLLDTCVISDFIKGETGTQTRLKQRWDMAVLRESPWYQQILKEGIQEGRQEGEIQLVLRLLKRRFGVLDEGLQQQIQRLSVEKLETLAEELLDFSTLQDLETWLKQN, encoded by the coding sequence ATGCGATACTTATTAGATACTTGTGTGATCAGCGACTTTATTAAAGGAGAAACTGGCACTCAAACTAGGCTGAAACAGAGGTGGGATATGGCAGTCTTAAGAGAGTCTCCTTGGTATCAGCAAATTCTAAAAGAAGGGATACAAGAAGGACGACAAGAAGGAGAAATACAATTAGTTTTACGCTTGTTAAAGCGTCGTTTTGGAGTGTTAGATGAAGGTCTCCAACAGCAAATTCAAAGGTTATCAGTGGAAAAACTGGAAACTCTAGCCGAGGAATTGCTAGACTTTTCCACTTTGCAAGATCTAGAAACTTGGTTAAAACAGAACTAA